The genomic region GCCGCCCATTACCATGTTGAAGTGTCCTAAATGAGATCATGTCTGCATTATCTGTCCTTTATATTCTTTAATGAATTAGAGATTATGTGTTTTATCTTCATGTCTACTTCCAAAAATTTAACAGTAGCCAATGAAAAGAgttcttgtgtgtgtttttacagtagctaaatgcaaattatttttagatttggtCAGGGTCTATAACTACTGTTTGCCAGCTAAAATTCTAACCATATTATCTGCAGGAAGACTTGTGTAGAATTCCTGTATGCATTATACTGTGTGGAATTATTGGCTTTATGTTTTTGTTAAGCAGCTGAAGAGTTACAACGGGTAACCAATGTCTCAGTGGGTATCAAGTGCTACAGTTATGATTTGCCATGTTTTATAAATCAAACACATGGCACAGTGTTAAGCTCTAAACCACTCCGACAAAGGTGGCATCTCTCAGTCATATGTACTTATAGATATGTACCTTCTAAAGGCTACTACTTAGATGTAGGTTTTCATTCGATATTAAGGAACAAAAACAGTGGATCTCAAATATGTAGTTTTAGACTCAATGatgtcattaaaaattaatttaaataactttaaaaccaGTACATGCTAGGATTTAAGGTTAACACATTTTTCACTTATATGAAAATATCCCCAAAGAGCATTTTTGCTGGTGAAGTGATTGTTATTTGTACTTAAGCATATAAATACTGTGTTTTTAGTACTTCTAATGTTTTTAGATGATGTACCCTTTCCTACCACACTGTACCCCCCCTGTACCCATACCACCTATTAAGGTCTGATACCATTAGAATTACTAGATCTTCCTTATAGTAACTTCCACTGAGATCAGAAATATTCATTAAGGCCTGCCCCAGGTATAATATCAGAAtgctcaattttaaaatttctgaatgtTTAGTTTTTAACTTGAGGTCAGCATAGCTCCCTGAATATCATGCGATTCCTTAAGTTTTATGCAAAATCTGGTGTGACTGTACCTTCTTTTCCCAGGGGAGAAAGACTAGTTTTCACAGATTCCCAGAATGGTTCATGGCCCTAAAATGATGGCGAATGACTGGACTGAATGCATTCTCATGTTTACTTTGATTTGCAGTTGCGGTAACAAAAGTATTGAGTGCCACCAAGAGGCAACCTTAATGTATTTTTTGCTTTCCtcttactgaatttttaatttttaaaaaatattttatttatttgagagagagagtgagcgagccaGAGTGAACAagtgagagtgagcgagcacgagcaggggaggagcagagggagagggagaagcagactccccgttgagcagggagcccgatgcggggctcgatccagggaccctgggatcatgacctgagccgaaggcagacgcttaacgactgagccacccaggcaccccaaatttttgatttaaaatgaaattgtaccCATAGATGAATAtgtttctcctctccccttccttgctCTGTGTTTTTACAGTGCATTTTAACAGGAGATGGCAGTCAGCATGTGTATAAGAAACTCTGTGTGCTGGAGCGAAACCAAAGTTGATATGTGAAGAAAATCCTTACGTATTAGGAATCCGTGATACCGACAGTGCTCAGGTAACATTTTGAGATTGGTTCATGGGAAAGGAATGTGAATATTTCTTAGACTTTTCTATATTTGAATCAAAGTATTCCACTTACAATGTTAATTCCTAAATTATAGAAGAGGTTTGTTTTATGATCCATAAACCAGAAAGTAGTTACAATGTTATTGCCAGTTTCAGTTTGGCTTTGgttgataatttttgtttttttagttcttgCTGAtgttctgtgttctttccattgTGCATTGTATCCCAGATATAACAACTAAGCTGAAGGTTATAACTTATACACACATTCATTACTGTACTTTGAATGGGAATATGTGACTTGCAATCTAAATAATGAATGATCTTTTTCCAAAAAGGTAAAGCATATCCCAAACTTACTGAACGTACCCCTTAGCAAAGAAATTAATATTCAGAAGATCTTTGTAGTACAGAATCATCACAATCCCAGAACTGAAAAAATCATTTGGTTTATTGTTGTACTCAGGAGCCCTAATAAACTATCCCAATAAGGTGAAACTCTGTGGAACCTTCTACAACTTTTTCTGGTAATGGATTTCTGGGCTTCGGGGTTCAGTGACCCTTCTTGCCAAGAAGCTCTTCCTGGTTTCTGATTATAATATTCTGTCTTACCTCAAGCTCACTGTTGTAGTTCTGTCCCATAGggtgataattttatttattaatattttatattcttgaaaaTTGATGTTTTCTTTCAGCCTGTGCTTAATTAAATAGGAATTTagagaaaactagaaaacttaattataaattataattataattgtaAACATTTCAGGTTCCTATTATCAAAGACTGAGTTCATAACTATGTTCCAGCTAGGCCCTCTACATACATTACCTAACTGCTTGTGATAATCCTGTGTGACagtattactcccattttacaaataggaaACTCTGATGGAGAAATTAAGTTTTTACCTATACTAGAGTAGTTATTAAGTCTATCAGAAGTACAATTTAAACTCATGCCATTTATCTCCATGTCCAGTGTTTTTAACAGATCTTTCTTAAATTATTTACTGTCCTCAGTGAAGGACAaactaaaattaacttttttttcttgtagcaTTTTAAACAAGTCAATTTCAGTAGTAAGCTCATTGTGAGCGTTTttagggggcagaggaggaaggtggTAGAGGCATCAGTTAGTTGTCTTGTAATGATAAGAacgtaacatttttttctgatgttagACATTATTGTGCCTGCTCCTAACAGCTTTATTTACATTATCTTAATGCTTGCAGAGGCCTAATGAGATAGAGTCACTTCTTGTTTCCATTTATAGTTGAAGAACcggaggcacagaggggttaagcaacttgcccaagttaATAACTGCGGGCAGTTACTAACTCCTAGAGCCAGGGACTCTTAACCACCAAGCTGTTGTGCTGCTCATTCATGCAAGTTTTGAGTGTTGAGTGACTCCAGGGAAAGTGTCAACTGAAGGACTAGACGAAAAGGAATAACCCTGTATGTAGGATACAGACCAGTGTCCTGCTAGTAAATTGATTTGATCAAGGAGTTAGGAATGTGTTGAACTAGAGGTCGTGCTACTTGCTGGAATTCTGAACTACTCTAAATGTGATGACCTAAAAGGCAAGGAAAATCAGCAGAGGCATTGCTATGAAGACAGCTTGGGTGAAACAGAGCATTTGTAATATTGGGAGGGTCCGTCCTGGCAGAGtgggaaagagatttattttgttcctttgtaaaTCAGATAAAATTcctacattttaagaatattatcaCTGAAGCTTCTTGCTTCAGGTTTTGCCCACTACTTACAGAAcactgtctccttttctttttaatacaggAATTTCAGAAACAGCTTACTAAAGCTCAAAGAATAATGATCATAGGGAATGGCGGCATTGCACTTGAACTGgtgtaagtatatattttaaatcctatTTAAACACTGCTCTGTGATTCATGTGATTATTGGCAGACTAGAAACATCTTGGTATTCTGAAATTCAAAGATAAATGTAAttggttttcatatattttcaaggaaaatgTCCACTTTATATTTTTGGCTTTCATGGAATTCATAGCTGCAGAAATGTCATTGCCAAACATGAGTTTAGGGAATGTTTTCTGTCTCAAGGGGTCACACACAGGTGACTGGAGAGATGTGACCCATAGAGGTGTTTGGTAAGCATGGACTAtcttgaaaaacaatttaaatgtgcATAGTTTTAGAGATTTCTAGTCAGCCCCCACcactttttattgtttatacCCATCCTGCTTCACTCATTTATATAGGTACCTGTCTGTCCCATGACTCCCTATTTCAAGATCTGTGGTACTCTCAGCTCTTGGTTTTTTGGAAGTTGGAAAATGGTGAAcacataaattaatataaaatactatcTTAAGATGATATTTCAAGTTCAGAGAACATTGAGGAATCAATATCCTGCTTTGGTCTACAGAGCATagattttctttgtgattttatctTTCAGCGGATGGCTGATATGGAATAGTCTGGACATTTTCAGGCAGAAAGTTGAGCCCAACTACAAAGAGGACAAATTTGTATCAAAATGATGAATTTGCCAAAGCCCTGTCCATTCTAACTCTTGGACTAGGTTTTTGCTCCTTTTTCGGACAGGGTGGTGGATCCCAGTGGAAGCTTATAAGAGTTCCTAAATTGCCTGAGTACTAGGGGCCGGCAGTCATTCTTATAATTATGAAGTTTGTGGCACTATGGAGAactgcagagaaaaacaaacaaaaactggacAAGTCAAAACCAAACAGGGGCAAGAGAAAGGAGGACGCACATGACAAATTTTCTCCAGTAGCGATCACCGAAAGTATAACTTAATACTATTATTCTTTACATTGGAAAATTTTCCTACATTCAGAAATCTTCATAGTCTTAGAACATTTAATCCtgttcctcattttctttaagtTGGAGATAGACTATATAATTCAATAAAACTCCTAAAGAAAGGCCACATATAATGCTGTTATCTCAGCTTAGGTCCACTGATGATCAGGTGTTTGTCATCTCATGAGAAATGACACACACAAACCCTTTCTGCTCTTCAATAGCCCTCATGTTCCCCCAAGGCAAATGCTCATTTTCTTcagtgtatttttcttctttacttagTGTAGGTtaatcctttcctttttaaaaggacttttttaaaaaataatttcacaaaaccgtatttcattgtttgtttttttaagagtggttttaaaaatgaaagtagttCCGCTATGTGTGAGGATACCTCTGTGGTGATGCATCTTGCTGAGGGCATAGTTCATAGGCTGAGGGGAGTACGGGGTGTCCTGTGAGGTAGGGCATGTACAGGGGTTCTCATGGTTACTTATTACTGTGGCCTACTAGTCAAGCATCAGTATTTTAAGCTATACTGATATGCATCATACTgttatattacttaaaaatttttaaaaaatggtagagGAATTTCTAAGTTATAACAGCTAAAGAAAGTATTTCATGATGTGCCTATATGTAAATTAAGATATGAAATTTATTACTGAATGTATATTCTACTTTCTGCTCATCAGCAATCCTATATGACCTGAGCAGGATAAAATAGAATATTCTCCAAAGAATGTGAAATTTAGtaactataaatatttgtttctgcCATAGGGGAGCAGGAAAAATAAAGGCTCATTAGATGGGGCAGGGGGATCCTTGACCATATTGTCAGAAAGCATGAACATCAGGTGACCTGAAGTCAGATGTACACTAAACCTTCTTTTTTGTATCATCTACTTATTGATTAGTTTGAAAAGTCCACGTGTTATGTTATAGCATCTGTGACATAAAGATGGTGATACTCTGACCATAAGTCAGCATTAACAGTTCTTAGCACACGATACTCTTAGTATCACTACAGGTTCAAAGAAAATCCTAGTATAGTTAGGATGACCGTATATCCTGTTTGTCTAGGATTGTCCCAGTTCATCAGTTGTACCAAAACAAGTACTAATAGCAGAAAAATCTAATGGACTTCAGGGCCTTGGTGAAATGAATACTAAGCAAACCACATTCTCGGTGAGCAAACCTAGAGAGAAAACTGTGCAGGAGCTCCGGCCCCTCATGAGTGGTGTTGGCCTGTATAGACCACgaccatttctttttccttgatttttctgtgAACCGGATCTTTCTTTGGCTGGATGGCTTGGAAATTTctgaggcaaagggagaggactGCAGAGTAGTGGTTCCTttataatagaattaaaattttagttgatAACTCtgattctctcctttttctatcTCCTTCCATAATGTTGTGCTTTGAGTACACGAAATACTTGTTACCAAAGAAGTGaggtattttcagtattttaactgtataccatccatccatccattattgATTACACTATACCCACGTCAAAAAAGCACTGCTCATTTATGGAACCCTGGGGAACATTCATACAATAACTATGTTGGGGAAATTGAGCACTTAAGAGGTGATGCTCACTGTAATGAAATTTTACCTGATAGTTACATATGTTTgtcatttttatgttctttcaaTAAACtggttaaatttcttttattacttaTTCTACTTTAACTGTTGATCCTGATGGAGTATTACATTGCTCCTTATAATCATTCTTGCTCAGTTTGTCGTAAAATACTTTCTTTACTTTTACCTTCACAGATAATtgttatttgcaaatacagagatttcttttttttttttttttttttaaagattttttatttatttatttgagagagagagaatgagagagagcgagtacatgagaggggggagggtcagagggagaagcagactccctgccgagcagggagcccgatgcgggactccaggatcatgacctgagccgaaggcagtcgcttaaccaactgagccacccaggcgccccaaatacaGAGATTTCTATTCAGACTTTCAGAATTGCTCTGAGTAACTTTAATATTCCTTTTAGGTATGAAATTGAAGGCTGTGAAATCATTTGGGCCATTAAAGATAAAGCTATTGGGAATACTTTCTTCGATGCAGGAGCAGCAGAATTCTTGACTTCAAAGCTCATTGCTGAAAAACCAGAGGCTAGAATTGCACATAAAAGAACTAGGTATACAACTGAAGGTAAATACAGCATCTTGTTCATTAATTCACAGATGaaactgttttaactttttagCCATATAGAATAAGGCTATAAGAACATTGAGCAAAATATTATAGTTGAGAGATAGaaatatagataatatttatttctatatcttaTGACTTAgattttccaggattttttttaaatgacaaatatatataattaaaactgGAAATTTAAAGTGAATTAAATGAACCAGCCCATCTGCATCTTTGCAAACAGATGATACAACTGGACAGGAGCTAAGATAATTTTACGAAAAAtgcaatgaattaaaaaagaaatacaggggcacctgtggGGCTCAGtcaataagcatctgcctttggctcaggtcatgatctcagggtcctgggatagagccttgcatcggggctccctgctcagcggggagcctgcttctccttctccctttcgcCCTCCCctcagcttgtgtgtgtgtgtgtgtgtgtgtgtgtgcacacgcacgcgctctctctctctctctagcaaataaataaaatctttagaagaaaagaaaaaaatacaacaaacctagttttttaagagctttttttttttaacttttggctTATACAGTTCGAAAAGAATTCTGTAAGTCTTGAGGGTGctaaaaattgacaaaatgtttaaaaacagaatggctaatttttttattgaattgtaaCGGACtacagtatattagtttcaggtgtgcaacagtagtgattcagtatttttatacattatgactTGGTCCACTCAGTAGGTTTAGTTACCCTGTCACTGTGCAAACTTGTTacagtaccactgactatatttccTGTGCTGTATTTTACAGCCCCATGACTTatttctaactggaagtttgtacttcttactACTTCACTCTTCACCTGTTTTGCCTGCGCACCACCACCAGCcctgtggcaaccaccagttctctatatCTGAgcctgtttctgctttgttttatttattttgttgttttaaaatatattttataaaatataataataaaaataataaaaaccagagGCTAGAATTGCACATAAAAGAACTAGGTATAcaactgaataataaaaataaatatttttcctagttTAACTtgcatgtgtttatttaaaacaattttactgaagtatagttaacatacagtgttatattagtttcaggtgtacaataaaatgattcaacaattctatacatttctcagtgttcctcatgataagtatactcttaatcccctatATTTCATCCAtacccccatccacctcccctctggcaaccatttaGAGTCcggtttttggtttgtctctttattgtttattttgtttcttaaattccacatatgagtgaaatcatatggcatttgtctttgtctttgacttatttcacttagcattataccctctaggttcatccatgttgttgcacatagCAAGATcccatccttttttatggctgagtaatattccatcgcatatataccccacatcttctttacccatttgtcagttgatggacacttgggattgcttccatattttgcttgttgtaaataatgctgtagttaACATAGGGCTACAcataccttttcaaattagtgtttttgttttctttggataaatagccagtagtggaattactggatcatatggtaatttttttttttttttttggtaattctatttttaattttttgaggaaactccatactgttttttacagtggctgtaccaatttgcattcccaccaacagtgcatgagggaacttatttctccacatttttgccaagacttgttgtctttttttgattctagccattctacaagtgtaaggtgatacctccttgtggttttgatttgcacttctctgatgattagtgatgttgagcatcttttcatgtccctGTTAGCCAGCTGTATGTCTCTGGAAACCTGTCTGTTCgggccctctgcccattttttattttggttgtaTTTTCGTTAcaaagttgtaggagttcttttttttttttttttttaaagattttatttattttttgacagagacgcagtgagagagggaacacaagcaaggggagtgggagagggagaagcaggcttcccgcggagcaaggagcccgatgcggagctcgatcccaggaccctgggatcatgaccggagccgagggcagacacccaacaacgactgagccatccaggcgcccctggaggagttctttatgtattttggaatcAACCTTTTATCAGATCTTACCCttcatattaacatatatttggggatatatatataacatccCCAAAACACGCTGTGTTTATACTCAACACTTGGTTGAAAGATTATCCATTTTATAGCTCtatatcacaaaatattaaaataataaagtaatacagGTAACTTAGTTCAGTCATGCTGTATATATGTACGTATGAGAATCATAACCTTGCCTAAAAGCTTGAGAACCCAAGTACACGTCTCTGCCTGGCAGTTTTTAGGTCATTTGAATTTTGAGTTGAGTTTATCTcttcaggaagaaaacaaaccaaaactagTGCTGGTGGGACCTGATTGGCATGAAGGCTGGAATCTTAAAGGTACAAAAGAGGTATGTGTTCATATACTAATTAAACCTAAGATgcaattttaaattcttaaaccATTCGTTAAAGACTGGTCACAAATAAGTCAAACTGCTAGGTCACTTTAGTTAAAATCCAAAGTGCTAGGACAGACAGGACCAATGGCACTTGGCCCGATTCCTTACCACAGGTAAGTGAGTATTCATTCATCTAAAACTGATTCGTGCCCTTCTTTTTAGTTCCCCAGGCAGAGAGATTTCCAGACTCGGACTACAGTGAATATAACTGTcctattttaaattaatcttttctCAAAGGTCACTTCACATGCATTATAATATTTTGAAGATTATTAGatgaattctaaataaaatacatatttaacacCCTAATTGGATAAACAGATGACTTgcttttactcattttatttattagatatttatttttaaatagttaaaaggCTGTGATACTTAAATACTGTAAGAAGCATACATGGAGTCCTTATTATTGTGTATGATTTCTTTTCAGCCTTGGGTAGTTTGGAGAGGAGCTGGCTTCATGGCATATCTAATTTTTGTGATAGAAATTATACAAAATCACTTCTTCCTGCATCTTCAGATCCAAAGATTAATAGTATTTTTAACCTGAGAACTTCAGCAGTTTGGTTCACTAAACGTTATCTCCTTTGTACTTGGCACTTTACTAAGGTTCTCGGATATCATAGTAAGTCGGCATGGACTTGCCCTCAAGAGGTTTTTATAGTCTCTAGCAGTGTAATTTTTTAACAACTATATTTGTGATTATCACTGAGGCTTATACTTAAAAGCATGCCCTGCCAGTGCAACTGGTTGTTTTCTTAGGTTCTGAATGGATTTCTGCTCACtcccttcacacacacaaattgaGAGGCTTATTTTGGGGCATCCagtgtgtttccatttatattataagaattattttttctatatgtttCTATAAGTGTATTGTAATTTTTTATAATCATTAGCGACCTAAGTCGTTTTTTGGGAATTGTATGGTGACCagtatttctttagttttctcataAGATTCATATTGAAACTATGTGTGAAGTAAAGAAAATCTACCTTCAGGAAGAATTTAGAATTTCTAAGAAAAAGTCCTTGCCTTTTCCCAGAGACCATTCTAATCAGTCAGTGACAACTGATAAAGGTAagtaataaaataaggaaaaaaatacaataaccagtaatttaaaaggaaaaaaccttaCTTAATCTTACTATATTAAAAaacttgaatttccatatgaaatttgaacataaaaagtaaaaatgaaacaattactTAATAACGTaagtcattttgttttcattacttaGTCTTCAAGTTTCCTAATAGTTTGTATTCAGCTTTACATTTTACATGGGGCTCCTGGTGCTTTGACCACCAGAACTCTGTGCGTCAATCAGAATATCTTGCAGATCAAAACAGTTATCAACTAAAAAAACTTTGATACTCTCAGAAGATGAAGTGACTTCCCCAAAATCAAACAGATTGAAAATCTATAAATTTGGGATTAAGAAACAGATCTAATCCCTATTTCACACTTCCTGTGAGAACTAGCATATAAGACATTCCACTGTCTTTGAATTCTTTGAATCTTTCCATGGGAAAAGGTAGTGTTAGAGTTGGAATAGGAATAGTAAGGGAAAACACTGAAAAGTGAGTAGTCTATTTGGACTAAATTCTCAGTGGAGTATAATAGCTTaatagttttaaagaaataatttataaagtgaTTGTcagtttaaaatcattttgttggAAGTTCTCTGtctaaatttgaaggaaaaatgttTAGAATGCCGTAATTTTGTAACTATACTGAAAACAAGGAGGTAGTGCTGATTGCATTATAATTGTTTAAGCAAATGTGCCTTATAAAATTATTAAGGGGTACATTTTAAAGTCCTctcctgcttttttctttcactgtttgTTCTAGGCATTATATTCACATAATGCTAATGACAGCTGGTGATTACATTTGAGAGTGAagtggttggttggtttgtttgttttaaagaggtGTGGCCTGTATATGTGGAATTGACTAATGAAAAGATACACGGCTGTGATTTCATTGTCAGTGCTACAGGAGTTACACCAAATACAGAACCCTTCCTCTGTGGCAACAATGTAAGGTGAACTATTTTGTCCTGCTGTGAATATCTTTAAAGTAGTATGAGATTTATAACTATTCATTGTTTTAGTGTAAAACTGTAACTTAAGGAAGTTGAAAACAATTTAGTTTAcattcatgttttatttacaGTATTTCGTATTGCCTAAAGTCCTTAAGCAGTAAACGTCCCAGCGTAAGTGTCTTCATAAATAGGACATAATGCACAATTCATTTGTCTAAAGGTTGATGATTCTACTAGAGAAACTATCTTGTATTTTCTGCCTTTTAGCATTTGAAGCTCAGAAAACTGAGGAATATTGTAATTACGAGTGGGGTAGTCCCATGGTTACTGAGTATTCTTAATGTTGAAAGTCTAAGAATTTTTTAGCTGGGCTGTCCTAGTAGGATTTTGATTCCCTGGAAATTCAGCTGAGTTGTCTAAACTTGGCAGCTGTTTTTTACTCTCTCACCGAAGATCAGCATACCGAGGTGTAAAAATTTGACTTGTTCTTTTACTTTAGAACAGAAAAgacctctttcatttttcttcccacatATGCTTATCAGGAACCCTGTTTAGTTTGATCTAGGAGAAGACGGAGGCCTGAAGGTGGATGCTCACATGCACACGTCTCTCTCTGATGTCTACGCTGCGGGTGACATCTGCACCGCGTCCTGGAGGCCCAGCCCGGTGTGGCAGCAGGTAAGCCGGCATCCACCATCACACCTTGTATCAGATTCCATCTGACGGTAAAGGAGTGAGTCACTACCAGCAAATCCAAATTTCTGGTTTTCCCACTTTGCTACTTTAAGTAGGAGGCTAtcctagacatttaaaaaaaataatgtttcccTTTTGGTAAGTTATTATATAGTGATGGAACACACTGGTATGTCTTGTAATTGAAAAAGAATTATGGGCTATGACTTTTTCATCTTCAAATACTTACCAGCACTGTCCAGTGGAACTCTGTGATGACAGAAACGTTCTATACGTTTGCAGTGTCCAGTCAGGAAGTCACCAGCCTACATGTCTCTGTTGGCACTTAAGATGTGCTGAGTGAGaccgaggaactgaattttatttacatttaagtttaAATAGCTCC from Halichoerus grypus chromosome 6, mHalGry1.hap1.1, whole genome shotgun sequence harbors:
- the LOC144378790 gene encoding LOW QUALITY PROTEIN: pyridine nucleotide-disulfide oxidoreductase domain-containing protein 1-like (The sequence of the model RefSeq protein was modified relative to this genomic sequence to represent the inferred CDS: inserted 1 base in 1 codon) — encoded protein: MRSRPETRSRVGSSTKAPRSLNSFDLVSKVLEEFDVEEQPKTMLENRFPNIKIIESRVKQLKSKEHCILTGDGSQHVYKKXLCAGAKPKLICEENPYVLGIRDTDSAQEFQKQLTKAQRIMIIGNGGIALELVYEIEGCEIIWAIKDKAIGNTFFDAGAAEFLTSKLIAEKPEARIAHKRTRYTTEGHLNFELSLSLQEENKPKLVLVGPDWHEGWNLKGTKEFSHKIHIETMCEVKKIYLQEEFRISKKKSLPFPRDHSNQSVTTDKEVWPVYVELTNEKIHGCDFIVSATGVTPNTEPFLCGNNFDLGEDGGLKVDAHMHTSLSDVYAAGDICTASWRPSPVWQQMRLWMQARQMGWYAAKCMAAASLGDSTDMNFSFELFAHVTKFFNYKVVLLGKYNAQGLGSDHKLMLRCTKGQEYVKVVMQNGRMMGAVLIGETDLEETFENLILNQTNLSSYREDLLDPNIDLEDYFD